Part of the Alphaproteobacteria bacterium SS10 genome is shown below.
CTTGCCCACCCCGGTGGGGCCGAGGAAGAGGAAGGAACCAATGGGTCGGTTCGGGTCTTGCAGGCCAGCCCGCGCACGGCGGACAGCATTGGCGACCGCGCCAACCGCCTGGTCCTGACCAACCACACGGGTCTTAAGCTTATCTTCCATCTGAAGCAGCTTTTCCCGTTCGCCTTCCATCATCTTGTCGACCGGGATGCCGGTCCATCGGCTGACGATGGAGGCGATATCGCTATCGGTAACCTCTTCCTGGGTCATCTGCTGGTTCTCTGATGCCTCGGCATCGGCCAGCTTCTGCTCCAGCTCCGGGATCACGCCATAGGTCAGCTCACCGGCACGGGTCCAATCGCCCTCACGCTGGGCGCGTTCCAGGTCGATGCGAACGCGGTCGAGCTCTTCCTTGATCTTCTGGGCGGAGGCGAGCTTTTCCTTCTCGGCCAGCCAAACGGCGGTCATATCGGCCGATTGCTTCTCAAGATCCTTCAGCTCTTCCTCAAGCTTCACGAGGCGATCTTTGGAGGCCTTATCGCTCTCCTTCTTTAGTGCCTCACGCTCGATCTTCAGCTGCACAACCCGGCGGTCGACCTCGTCGATATCCTCAGGCTTGCTGTCCACGGCCATGCGTAGGCGCGCGCTCGCCTCATCGATCAAATCAATTGCCTTATCTGGCAGGAAGCGGTCGGTGATGTAGCGGTTAGAGAGGGTGGCCGCAGAGACAATCGCCGTGTCGGTAATCCGCACGCCGTGATGCACCTCATACTTATCTTTAAGACCGCGCAGGATCGAGATCGTGTCCTGCACCGTGGGCTCCGAAACCGTTACGGGTTGGAAGCGTCGGGCCAGCGCCGGGTCCTTCTCAATGTACTTTCGGTACTCATCCAACGTTGTGGCGCCAACACAATGCAACTCACCACGCGCCAGGGCGGGTTTCAGCATGTTGGAGGCATCCATCGCACCATCGGCCTTACCGGCGCCGACTAGGGTGTGCAGCTCATCAATGAACAGGATGATCTCACCATCGGCGGCGCTGATCTCGGCCAGCACAGCCTTGAGGCGCTCTTCAAACTCGCCCCGGAACTTCGCCCCAGCGATCAGGGCACCCATATCGAGGGACATGAGCTTTCGGTCGCGTAAGCTTTCCGGCACATCGCCATTGATGATGCGCTGGGCGAGGCCCTCGGCAATGGCGGTCTTACCAACGCCGGGCTCACCGATCAGGACTGGGTTATTCTTGGTCCGGCGGGAGAGTACTTGAATGACCCGGCGGATCTCCTCGTCCCGGCCAATGACGGGATCTAGCTTGCCGTTCTGCGCCACCTCGGTCAGGTCGCGGGCGTACTTCTTCAGTGCGTCAAAGCCAGCCTCGGCATTCGAGGTATCGGCGGTGCGCCCCTGGCGCATCTCACCGATGGCACCCTCCAGGCTCTGCGCATTGACGCCGGCCTGGGTCAGGATGCGGCTGCTCTCACCGCGCTCGGCGAGGGCGAGGGCCAGCAGTAGACGCTCAACGGTGACATAGCTGTCGCCCGCTTTCTCAGCGAGGCGCTGGGCGTCGTCGAAGACTTCTGCGAGGCCACGGTCGAGGTAGAATTGGCTGGTGCCCTTTACTTCAGGCAGCTTGCGCAGCTGGGCATCGGTGAATTCCTGGGCACGTTTGTGATTACCGCCGGATGCGGCGATCAGCGATGCGGCCAGGCCTTCCTCATCATCGAGGAGCGTTTTCAATAAATGTTCGGTGGTGATGCGCTGGTGCTGGCGTGACTTGGCCAACTGCTCGGCATTCACAATGAAGCCGCGCGCCCGATCAGTGAACTTTTCAAAGTTCATGGCGTAGGATTCTCCTAAGTCTCTTGGATCAACACCGCCCGCTTGAATTG
Proteins encoded:
- the clpB gene encoding ATP-dependent chaperone ClpB; the encoded protein is MNFEKFTDRARGFIVNAEQLAKSRQHQRITTEHLLKTLLDDEEGLAASLIAASGGNHKRAQEFTDAQLRKLPEVKGTSQFYLDRGLAEVFDDAQRLAEKAGDSYVTVERLLLALALAERGESSRILTQAGVNAQSLEGAIGEMRQGRTADTSNAEAGFDALKKYARDLTEVAQNGKLDPVIGRDEEIRRVIQVLSRRTKNNPVLIGEPGVGKTAIAEGLAQRIINGDVPESLRDRKLMSLDMGALIAGAKFRGEFEERLKAVLAEISAADGEIILFIDELHTLVGAGKADGAMDASNMLKPALARGELHCVGATTLDEYRKYIEKDPALARRFQPVTVSEPTVQDTISILRGLKDKYEVHHGVRITDTAIVSAATLSNRYITDRFLPDKAIDLIDEASARLRMAVDSKPEDIDEVDRRVVQLKIEREALKKESDKASKDRLVKLEEELKDLEKQSADMTAVWLAEKEKLASAQKIKEELDRVRIDLERAQREGDWTRAGELTYGVIPELEQKLADAEASENQQMTQEEVTDSDIASIVSRWTGIPVDKMMEGEREKLLQMEDKLKTRVVGQDQAVGAVANAVRRARAGLQDPNRPIGSFLFLGPTGVGKTELTKALAQFLFDDDQAMVRLDMSEYMEKHAVSRMIGAPPGYVGYEEGGALTEAVRRRPYQVVLFDEIEKAHADVFNVLLQVLDDGRLTDGQGRTVDFRNTLIILTSNLGAEFLAQQGEGDDVEAVRDQVMEVVRGAFRPEFLNRLDETLLFRRLGRDHMAGIVDIQLKHLRGLLEDRQIKLDLDDKAVTWLANAGYDPVYGARPLKRVIQKHLQDPLATRLLEGRVNDGETVPVTATDLGLFIGAKSEESAA